DNA sequence from the Synergistaceae bacterium genome:
AAATTTTTCAGTCCATGCTGAGACTCGAGAGCTTCGACGACCTGTGCTGCTGTGATACTTCCGAATAATTTTCCGTTGTCGCCTGCTTTGCCGGTTATGGTTACTGAGCGTCCCTGCAATTTTTTCTGTAATTCGAGTGCTTCAGCGTGTAATTTTTCGTTCTTGGCCTTGAGTCGTGCCTGTTCTGCCTTCCATTCTGAAATTTTGCCTGGTGTTGCTTCGATTGCGAGATTCTTAGGCAGTAAAAAATTTCGTGCGTAACCGTCGCTGACCTCGATTAATGCGCCTGATCTGCCTAATTTATTTACGTCTGATTTAAGAATAACTTTCATGGTGAATAAAAAATTTTCTCCTCTCGATTTATTTGCTTATATT
Encoded proteins:
- the rplI gene encoding 50S ribosomal protein L9, whose translation is MKVILKSDVNKLGRSGALIEVSDGYARNFLLPKNLAIEATPGKISEWKAEQARLKAKNEKLHAEALELQKKLQGRSVTITGKAGDNGKLFGSITAAQVVEALESQHGLKNFDKRDVKLDEVIKNAGDYKFSIKLFAGVQADMILSVSVN